The Nitratidesulfovibrio sp. genome has a window encoding:
- a CDS encoding VTT domain-containing protein has translation MRFALAALLLTCLALLALTGNLAPPGPDQALALRDRLLDLHARHPVASVAAYVAGYVAMTACSIPGAVFLTLTGGAVFGFGTALAAVSAASTIGACLAFLSSRHLLRTTVRRLWPRQLARIDAAMAEGGDNGGTATNAAGATDEQSPGSRLFSPGALCLLGLRCVAVMPYWLVNLLFGVTAMRLYTFATVSLLGMLPLNAIYVHAGAELGRIRHLGDIISLRTGLALCLLAVAPVLLRRVAGAMAGRRQAGNRCTSAPGQTR, from the coding sequence GTGCGGTTCGCACTGGCCGCCCTGCTGCTGACATGCCTTGCCCTGCTGGCCCTGACCGGCAACCTTGCACCCCCCGGGCCGGACCAGGCCCTGGCCCTGCGTGACCGGCTGCTGGATTTGCACGCCCGCCATCCCGTGGCCAGCGTGGCCGCGTATGTCGCGGGGTACGTGGCCATGACCGCCTGCTCCATCCCCGGCGCGGTGTTCCTGACCCTGACCGGCGGGGCCGTGTTCGGCTTCGGCACGGCACTGGCCGCCGTCAGCGCTGCCAGCACCATCGGGGCCTGCCTGGCCTTCCTGAGCTCCCGGCATCTGCTGCGCACCACGGTGCGCCGCCTGTGGCCCCGCCAGTTGGCCCGCATCGACGCGGCCATGGCGGAAGGGGGTGACAACGGCGGCACGGCGACGAACGCGGCAGGGGCCACCGATGAACAATCCCCCGGCTCCAGGCTCTTCTCTCCGGGCGCGCTGTGCCTGCTCGGCCTGCGTTGCGTGGCCGTGATGCCCTACTGGCTGGTGAATCTGCTGTTCGGGGTCACGGCCATGCGCCTTTACACCTTCGCCACGGTCTCGCTGCTCGGCATGTTGCCGCTGAACGCCATCTACGTGCATGCCGGGGCGGAACTGGGGCGCATTCGCCACCTTGGCGACATCATCTCGCTGCGCACCGGCCTTGCCCTGTGCCTGCTGGCCGTGGCGCCCGTGCTGCTGCGCCGGGTGGCGGGCGCGATGGCGGGGCGGCGGCAGGCGGGCAACCGCTGCACGTCGGCACCGGGGCAAACCCGGTAG
- a CDS encoding phosphatidylserine decarboxylase family protein, with amino-acid sequence MRKASIGITPEGVPAIGLCALVTLSLAMLGCATGSFVFMLLTWFCCHFFRDPERVTPTAPGLAISPADGKVVRVQTMPDPFTGQSRTAVCIFMNVFSVHVNRAPVAGTVTGIAYHPGKFLNAAWDKASTDNERCAYQMTEEGGSTWTFVQIAGLIARRIVCRTDEGDTLARGERFGMIRFGSRVDLYLPDDYSPAVNVGEQVFAGQTIVARRNA; translated from the coding sequence ATGCGCAAAGCCTCCATCGGCATCACCCCCGAAGGCGTACCGGCCATCGGCCTGTGCGCCCTCGTCACGCTTTCCCTCGCCATGCTCGGCTGCGCCACCGGCAGCTTCGTGTTCATGCTGCTGACCTGGTTCTGCTGCCACTTCTTCCGCGACCCGGAACGGGTCACCCCCACCGCGCCCGGCCTTGCCATCAGCCCCGCCGACGGCAAGGTGGTGCGCGTGCAGACCATGCCCGACCCGTTCACCGGCCAGTCCCGCACGGCAGTGTGCATCTTCATGAACGTGTTCAGCGTGCACGTGAACCGCGCCCCGGTGGCGGGCACCGTGACCGGCATTGCCTATCATCCCGGCAAGTTCCTGAACGCAGCGTGGGACAAGGCGTCCACCGACAACGAGCGCTGCGCCTACCAGATGACCGAGGAAGGCGGCTCCACCTGGACCTTCGTGCAGATCGCGGGGCTGATCGCCCGGCGCATCGTGTGCCGGACCGACGAAGGCGATACGCTGGCCCGTGGCGAGCGCTTCGGCATGATCCGCTTCGGCTCGCGGGTTGACCTTTACCTGCCGGACGACTATTCTCCGGCGGTGAACGTGGGCGAACAGGTGTTCGCCGGGCAGACCATAGTGGCGCGCCGCAACGCCTAA
- the pssA gene encoding CDP-diacylglycerol--serine O-phosphatidyltransferase has translation MEQPARPIHKGVYILPNLFTTASLFAGFLAMLWAVSGRYEDCAMAILFSALMDGLDGKVARLTNTASEFGVQYDSLCDLVAFGVAPGFMMYQWQLHQYGRLGIAAAFLFAVCGALRLARFNISTATTSKKFFIGLPIPAAGCAVATLVLFSPYVPDQLANVFPRFCLALAFVLAFLMVSRVRYASFKEYGLIKAHPFSSMVTAILLFVLVSSEPKLLGFLVFAGYLISGPVYTFVIIPRRNHKLLRSLS, from the coding sequence ATGGAACAGCCCGCCCGCCCGATCCACAAGGGAGTGTACATCCTCCCGAACCTCTTCACCACGGCAAGCCTCTTTGCAGGCTTCCTGGCGATGTTGTGGGCCGTTTCCGGGCGGTACGAAGACTGCGCCATGGCCATTCTGTTCAGCGCCCTCATGGACGGCCTGGACGGCAAGGTGGCCCGCCTCACCAACACCGCCAGCGAATTCGGCGTCCAGTACGATTCGCTGTGCGACCTGGTGGCCTTCGGCGTGGCCCCCGGCTTCATGATGTACCAGTGGCAGCTGCACCAGTACGGGCGCCTCGGCATCGCCGCCGCCTTCCTGTTCGCGGTGTGCGGCGCGTTGCGCCTTGCCCGGTTCAACATCTCCACCGCCACCACCTCCAAGAAGTTCTTCATCGGCCTGCCCATTCCGGCGGCCGGTTGCGCCGTGGCCACGCTGGTGCTGTTCAGCCCCTACGTGCCCGACCAGCTTGCGAACGTTTTCCCGCGCTTCTGCCTTGCGCTCGCCTTCGTGCTCGCCTTCCTCATGGTGAGCCGCGTGCGCTACGCATCCTTCAAGGAATACGGGCTCATCAAGGCCCATCCGTTCAGCTCGATGGTTACCGCCATCCTGCTGTTCGTACTCGTCTCCTCCGAACCCAAGCTCTTGGGTTTCCTGGTGTTTGCGGGCTACCTCATCTCTGGTCCCGTGTACACCTTCGTCATCATTCCCCGCCGTAATCACAAGCTACTACGCAGCCTATCCTAG
- a CDS encoding ThiF family adenylyltransferase, protein MVGDKIFDPTSTPELRDGVEVFVFPDDTQQDSEVLFLFLSNRRKLKIRCRNHFVRLLEGLAQSKPLQEVLSYAGLDLTDETKAFLTFLLENSIITASDPLAGSSLPQEYIERQKRQIFFLIDVLRSPAAAIETQEKIYNAHITIFGLGAIGSNILLQLCMLGFRNFRLIDHGKIDAQDIARTPYALSDQIGIPKTLAAHRLVAEHAYAPNIETIETALTTKSDIDVLAKGTTLIVNTADTPYIGYTNIKLSRYAVAHNIPLLAAGGFDAHLGSLGELIIPHETPCADCYATFFEDALKDWTPAPHPVADREGWFGGLGALSSFSAASSTIDILRYFFPQSTAPNFTGGRGEFLFTDYRIDSFTVEPNPACPYCGVK, encoded by the coding sequence ATGGTCGGCGACAAGATTTTTGATCCGACCTCTACGCCTGAGCTTCGCGATGGTGTAGAGGTCTTTGTTTTTCCTGACGATACGCAGCAGGATAGCGAAGTACTGTTCCTTTTTCTTTCCAACAGAAGAAAACTCAAAATCAGGTGCCGTAATCACTTCGTAAGACTTCTCGAAGGGCTGGCCCAGTCAAAGCCGCTCCAAGAAGTACTGTCCTACGCTGGATTGGACCTCACCGATGAAACGAAGGCTTTTCTTACCTTCCTTCTTGAAAACAGCATTATCACTGCCAGCGATCCGCTTGCTGGGTCATCCCTCCCCCAAGAATATATCGAGCGCCAAAAACGCCAAATATTCTTTCTGATAGATGTGCTGCGCTCACCCGCAGCCGCCATCGAAACTCAAGAAAAAATATACAATGCTCACATAACAATATTTGGCCTGGGGGCAATTGGCAGCAATATTTTGCTGCAATTGTGCATGCTTGGATTCCGGAACTTTCGCTTGATCGACCACGGAAAAATCGATGCACAAGACATCGCGCGCACGCCCTACGCGCTCTCCGACCAAATCGGCATTCCAAAAACGCTTGCGGCACACAGGCTGGTCGCTGAGCACGCATATGCGCCAAACATTGAAACCATCGAAACTGCCCTCACGACAAAAAGCGACATTGACGTACTTGCCAAAGGTACGACGTTGATTGTCAACACGGCAGACACACCATACATCGGCTACACGAACATCAAGCTTTCACGGTATGCGGTGGCGCACAATATCCCGCTTCTTGCCGCCGGCGGGTTTGATGCCCACCTTGGATCGTTGGGCGAACTCATCATTCCTCACGAGACGCCGTGCGCAGACTGCTATGCCACTTTTTTTGAAGATGCCTTGAAAGATTGGACCCCTGCTCCCCACCCCGTTGCCGACAGAGAGGGATGGTTTGGCGGTCTTGGAGCACTTTCCTCCTTCAGCGCCGCATCATCCACAATCGACATTCTGCGCTATTTCTTCCCACAGTCCACGGCGCCCAACTTCACCGGCGGCAGGGGAGAATTTCTATTCACGGACTATCGGATCGATTCCTTTACAGTAGAACCAAACCCTGCGTGCCCATACTGCGGCGTCAAGTAG
- the leuC gene encoding 3-isopropylmalate dehydratase large subunit — protein MAHTLAQKILQAHTDEAITAAGQIVRCRVSLALANDITAPLAIKSFRAMGAKKVFDRDKVALVMDHFTPQKDIDSAQQVKLTREFAKEMGVTHYYEGGDCGVEHALLPELGLVGPGDVVVGADSHTCTYGGLGAFATGLGSTDVAGAMALGETWFKVPPTIRATFTGTLPKWVGAKDLILRLIGEIGVDGALYRALEFDGAAIEALSVEGRMTIANMAIEAGGKVGLFAADAKTLAYTAARGRKDAPLSADPGAVYERELTFDVSGMEPVVACPHLPENVKPVGEVKGVTLDQVVIGSCTNGRISDMREAAEVLKGRKVAKGVRCIVLPATPGVWKEALKEGLIETFMESGCIVGPATCGPCLGGHMGILADGERAIATTNRNFRGRMGSLESEVYLASPAVAAASAVAGVIAHPGSL, from the coding sequence ATGGCACACACGCTTGCGCAGAAGATCCTGCAGGCGCACACCGACGAGGCGATCACCGCCGCGGGGCAAATCGTCCGCTGTCGCGTCTCGCTGGCTCTGGCAAACGACATCACCGCTCCGCTCGCCATCAAGTCCTTCCGGGCCATGGGGGCGAAAAAGGTGTTCGATCGCGACAAGGTGGCGTTGGTCATGGACCACTTCACCCCGCAAAAAGACATCGATTCGGCGCAGCAGGTGAAGCTGACCCGCGAATTCGCCAAGGAAATGGGCGTGACCCACTACTACGAGGGCGGCGACTGCGGCGTGGAACACGCCCTGCTGCCGGAACTGGGGCTGGTCGGCCCCGGTGACGTGGTGGTGGGGGCCGACAGCCACACCTGTACTTACGGAGGCTTAGGCGCTTTCGCCACCGGCCTTGGCTCCACCGACGTTGCCGGGGCCATGGCCCTTGGCGAAACGTGGTTCAAGGTGCCGCCCACCATCCGGGCCACCTTTACCGGCACCCTGCCCAAGTGGGTGGGCGCGAAAGACCTGATCCTGCGTCTTATCGGCGAGATCGGCGTGGACGGCGCGCTGTACCGCGCGCTGGAATTCGACGGCGCCGCCATCGAGGCCCTGTCCGTTGAGGGCCGCATGACCATCGCCAACATGGCCATCGAGGCGGGCGGCAAGGTCGGCCTGTTTGCCGCCGACGCAAAGACCCTTGCCTACACCGCCGCGCGCGGCCGCAAGGACGCCCCCCTGTCCGCCGACCCCGGCGCGGTTTACGAACGCGAACTGACCTTCGACGTGTCCGGCATGGAACCCGTGGTGGCCTGCCCGCACCTGCCCGAAAACGTGAAGCCCGTGGGCGAGGTGAAGGGCGTGACCCTGGACCAGGTGGTCATCGGCTCGTGCACCAACGGCCGCATCAGCGACATGCGCGAGGCGGCGGAAGTGCTGAAGGGCCGCAAGGTGGCCAAGGGCGTGCGCTGCATCGTGCTGCCCGCCACCCCCGGCGTGTGGAAGGAAGCCCTGAAGGAAGGGCTGATCGAAACCTTCATGGAATCGGGCTGCATCGTGGGCCCTGCCACCTGCGGGCCGTGCCTTGGCGGACACATGGGCATTCTGGCCGACGGCGAACGCGCCATCGCCACCACCAACCGCAACTTCCGCGGGCGCATGGGCAGCCTGGAGTCCGAAGTCTACCTGGCAAGCCCGGCAGTTGCCGCCGCGTCCGCCGTGGCGGGCGTCATCGCCCATCCCGGCAGCCTGTAG
- a CDS encoding HAD family phosphatase, which yields MTHSRGNAAPHIDVIFFDFSGVLAEEGFIEGLRAIGRAQGLDPEATMRTATDLCYATGYVNGQTDEAAWWSAVRAATGMTGTDAALRAEIMNRFTVRPEMLCAADAVRAAGLRAAILSDHTNWLEEIDAAHGVYRHFDRVFNSFREGLNKRDPGFFTHAATIMGVDPAHAAFFDDNAGHIGRATTLGIHARLFTGRDAFRADLAALAPQVALPEGWPEWRPAE from the coding sequence ATGACACACTCGCGCGGCAATGCCGCACCCCACATCGACGTCATCTTCTTCGACTTCAGCGGCGTGCTGGCCGAGGAAGGCTTCATCGAGGGCCTGCGTGCCATCGGCCGCGCCCAGGGCCTGGACCCGGAAGCCACCATGCGCACGGCCACCGACCTGTGCTACGCCACCGGCTACGTCAACGGCCAGACCGACGAGGCCGCGTGGTGGAGCGCCGTGCGCGCGGCCACCGGCATGACCGGCACCGACGCCGCCCTGCGCGCCGAGATCATGAACCGCTTCACCGTGCGCCCGGAAATGCTGTGCGCCGCAGACGCCGTGCGCGCCGCCGGGCTGCGCGCGGCCATCCTGAGCGACCACACCAACTGGCTGGAGGAAATCGACGCGGCGCACGGCGTGTACCGCCACTTCGACCGGGTGTTCAATTCGTTCCGCGAGGGGCTGAACAAGCGCGACCCCGGCTTTTTCACCCATGCCGCGACCATCATGGGCGTGGACCCGGCGCACGCGGCCTTTTTCGACGACAACGCCGGGCACATCGGACGGGCCACCACGCTGGGCATCCATGCCCGGCTGTTCACCGGGCGCGATGCCTTCCGCGCCGATCTCGCCGCACTGGCCCCGCAGGTGGCGCTGCCGGAAGGCTGGCCGGAATGGCGGCCAGCCGAATAG
- a CDS encoding 2-isopropylmalate synthase: protein MTIESGRIRIFDTTLRDGEQSPGATMNLQEKIRLARQLETLGVDIMEAGFPASSQGDFEAVQAIARAVRGVEVAGLCRAMPADIDRAWDAVKVAESPRIHTFLATSPVHMQYKLRKEPDQVVEMAVAAVRHAAQYTSNVEFSAEDASRSNPDFLVRVFEAVINAGATTINVPDTVGYAQPEEFGRLIRYVIENTPNSHKAVFSVHCHNDLGMGVANTLAALKAGARQAEVTISGIGERAGNASLEEIVMALHTRRDFYQLDCGVVTEQLFPTCRLLSMIIGQPIPPNKAIVGANAFAHESGIHQDGMLKNRETYEIMTPESIGKTKTDLVIGKHSGRNAVKNKLEELGYRLEEDQLVTVFEAVKKLADKKKQIYDEDIEALVLEEVYRLPDLYRLVNLSVQCSDTGMPPTAAVVMDVMGEVKRAAGFGVGPVDAIFNVIGEIVGRTPSLERYSVTAITGGTDAQGEVTVRLRQNGSSAVGRGSDPDIILASARAYVNALNRLAKKEEEQEKEGI, encoded by the coding sequence ATGACCATCGAATCCGGTCGCATCCGCATTTTCGACACCACCCTGCGCGACGGCGAACAGTCGCCCGGCGCCACCATGAACCTTCAGGAAAAGATCCGGCTGGCCCGCCAGTTGGAAACCCTTGGCGTGGACATCATGGAGGCCGGGTTTCCCGCATCCAGCCAGGGCGACTTCGAGGCCGTGCAGGCCATTGCCCGCGCCGTCAGGGGCGTGGAAGTGGCGGGCCTGTGCCGCGCCATGCCCGCCGACATCGACCGCGCCTGGGACGCCGTGAAGGTGGCCGAAAGCCCGCGCATCCACACCTTTCTCGCCACCTCTCCGGTGCACATGCAGTACAAGCTGCGCAAGGAACCGGACCAGGTGGTGGAAATGGCCGTGGCCGCCGTGCGCCACGCCGCCCAATACACCAGCAACGTGGAATTTTCGGCAGAGGACGCCTCGCGCTCCAACCCCGACTTCCTGGTGCGGGTGTTCGAGGCGGTGATCAACGCCGGGGCCACCACCATCAACGTGCCGGACACCGTGGGCTATGCCCAGCCCGAGGAATTCGGGCGGCTCATCAGGTACGTCATCGAAAACACCCCCAACAGCCACAAGGCCGTGTTCAGCGTGCACTGCCACAACGACCTCGGCATGGGCGTGGCCAACACCCTGGCCGCGCTGAAGGCCGGGGCCCGGCAGGCGGAAGTGACCATCAGCGGCATCGGCGAGCGGGCGGGCAACGCCTCGCTTGAAGAGATCGTCATGGCCCTGCACACCCGGCGCGACTTCTACCAGCTGGACTGCGGCGTGGTCACCGAGCAGCTGTTCCCCACCTGCCGCCTGCTGTCCATGATCATCGGCCAGCCCATTCCGCCCAACAAGGCCATCGTGGGCGCCAACGCCTTCGCGCACGAATCGGGCATCCACCAGGACGGCATGCTCAAGAACCGCGAAACGTACGAGATCATGACGCCGGAATCCATCGGCAAGACCAAGACCGACCTCGTCATCGGCAAGCATTCCGGCCGCAACGCCGTGAAGAACAAGCTGGAAGAACTGGGCTACCGGCTGGAGGAAGACCAGCTGGTCACCGTGTTCGAGGCCGTAAAGAAGCTGGCGGACAAGAAGAAGCAGATTTATGACGAGGACATCGAGGCGCTGGTGCTTGAAGAGGTCTACCGCCTGCCCGACCTGTACCGGCTGGTGAACCTTTCCGTGCAGTGCAGCGACACCGGCATGCCCCCCACCGCCGCCGTGGTCATGGACGTCATGGGCGAAGTGAAGCGCGCCGCAGGGTTCGGCGTGGGGCCGGTGGACGCCATCTTCAACGTCATCGGCGAAATCGTGGGCCGCACGCCCAGCCTTGAACGGTATTCGGTCACCGCCATCACCGGCGGCACCGACGCCCAGGGCGAGGTGACCGTGCGCCTGCGGCAGAACGGCAGCAGCGCGGTCGGACGCGGGTCCGACCCCGACATCATACTCGCCAGCGCCCGCGCGTACGTGAACGCGCTGAACCGCCTGGCAAAGAAAGAAGAAGAGCAAGAGAAGGAGGGCATCTAG
- a CDS encoding 3-isopropylmalate dehydratase small subunit, with amino-acid sequence MSYTGTAHKVGEHIDTDAIIPARFLVTTDTQKLGENCMAGLEEGWVKRVKPGDVMVAGRNFGCGSSREHAPIAILGAGMPVVIAHSFARIFYRNSFNMGLLLLEVGDEVDKIADGDTVEVDAAKGLITNRTTGATITCPPLPASMRELLDKGGLVPYVREKLA; translated from the coding sequence ATGAGTTACACCGGCACCGCCCACAAGGTGGGCGAGCATATCGATACCGACGCCATCATCCCCGCGCGCTTCCTGGTGACCACCGACACCCAGAAGCTGGGCGAAAACTGCATGGCTGGCCTTGAGGAAGGCTGGGTGAAACGGGTGAAGCCCGGCGACGTGATGGTGGCGGGGCGCAACTTCGGTTGCGGCTCGTCGCGCGAACATGCGCCCATCGCCATCCTGGGCGCGGGCATGCCCGTGGTCATCGCGCACAGCTTCGCGCGCATCTTCTACCGCAACTCCTTCAACATGGGGCTGTTGCTGCTGGAAGTGGGCGACGAGGTGGACAAGATCGCCGACGGCGACACCGTGGAAGTGGATGCGGCCAAGGGCCTGATCACCAACCGCACCACCGGGGCCACCATCACCTGCCCGCCGCTGCCTGCGTCGATGCGGGAGTTGCTCGATAAAGGCGGCCTTGTCCCCTACGTCCGCGAGAAGCTTGCCTAG
- the leuB gene encoding 3-isopropylmalate dehydrogenase, with product MDMKICLMPGDGIGPEIVEQAVKVLDKVAKKFGHTVSYSNALIGGAAIDATGGPLPDDTVAACKAADAVLLGAVGGPKWDTLPTATRPEKGLLGIRKALGLFANLRPATLLPELAGACLLRADIAAQGLDVMVVRELTGGVYFGEPVCEEELRDGLRTSYNTMIYNEEEVRRIARVAFEAARKRSKKVCSVDKANVLAVSRLWRAVVIEVAKEYPDVELTHMYVDNAAMQLVRWPAQFDVIVTENLFGDILSDEAAVITGSIGMLPSASLGASGPGIFEPIHGSAPDIAGQNKANPVATILSVAMMLRHTFGLEKEAVAIEQAVSGVLREGYRTGDIMEEGKTLVGTVSMGNLVTERV from the coding sequence ATGGACATGAAGATCTGCCTGATGCCGGGCGACGGCATCGGCCCGGAAATCGTGGAACAGGCCGTGAAGGTACTGGACAAGGTGGCCAAAAAGTTCGGCCACACCGTCAGCTACAGTAATGCGCTCATCGGCGGCGCGGCCATCGACGCCACGGGCGGCCCCCTGCCGGACGACACCGTGGCCGCGTGCAAGGCGGCGGACGCCGTGCTGCTGGGCGCCGTGGGCGGCCCCAAGTGGGATACGCTGCCCACTGCCACCCGCCCGGAAAAGGGGCTGCTGGGCATCCGCAAGGCGCTGGGGCTGTTCGCCAACCTGCGCCCGGCCACCCTGCTGCCCGAACTGGCCGGGGCCTGCCTGCTGCGCGCCGACATTGCCGCGCAGGGCCTGGACGTGATGGTGGTGCGCGAACTGACCGGCGGCGTCTACTTCGGCGAGCCGGTGTGCGAAGAAGAGCTGCGCGACGGCCTGCGCACCAGCTACAACACCATGATCTACAATGAAGAAGAAGTGCGCCGCATCGCCCGCGTGGCCTTCGAGGCGGCCCGCAAGCGCAGCAAGAAGGTCTGCTCGGTGGACAAGGCCAACGTGCTGGCCGTGTCGCGCCTGTGGCGCGCCGTGGTCATCGAGGTGGCCAAAGAATACCCCGACGTGGAACTGACCCACATGTACGTGGACAACGCGGCCATGCAGCTGGTGCGCTGGCCCGCCCAGTTCGACGTCATCGTCACCGAGAACCTGTTCGGCGACATCCTGTCCGACGAGGCGGCGGTGATCACCGGGTCCATCGGCATGCTGCCCTCGGCCTCGCTGGGCGCCAGCGGCCCCGGCATCTTCGAGCCGATCCACGGTTCCGCCCCGGACATCGCCGGGCAGAACAAGGCCAACCCCGTGGCCACCATCCTTTCCGTGGCCATGATGCTGCGCCACACCTTCGGCTTGGAGAAGGAAGCCGTGGCCATCGAGCAGGCCGTCAGCGGCGTGCTGCGCGAAGGGTACCGCACCGGCGACATCATGGAAGAAGGCAAGACGCTTGTCGGCACCGTGAGCATGGGGAACCTGGTGACCGAGCGGGTGTAA
- a CDS encoding ThiF family adenylyltransferase, translating to MNIETTRFRIRPSVSFIPPKEDGRCHFFISDTRKSVHFIIQHQIYIQIISALSGNLTTSELIQKHSVSAPEKLGIFKLFETLINKSIIEDADAVAARLHHPYRRVQNFLGSLLPYHEVDDAFERLSNSHAVIVGAGGVGSWVALNIAQLGVKNLTLIDNDIVSAHNLNRSFFKNEDIGKSKAIALADSVRSRNPAYYNTAYFLRRIEKPDHLSDIIENKPPQSTVVISCADEPSAYEVAAAVHDAAYPKDIPYIVAGGYNMHLSLIGPTVIPHTSPCLHCIRHGMDANNPEDLTRAVRLNKIHRNIGNIAPLASISASFVAHEFLKIVIRNPKTPPTMTGGRGEFNFHTKQLIREEYSQWTDCIKCTSTRQIFIQGQR from the coding sequence ATGAACATCGAGACAACAAGATTCCGGATTCGCCCTTCGGTTTCGTTCATCCCGCCAAAAGAAGATGGACGTTGCCATTTCTTCATTTCCGACACACGGAAAAGTGTCCACTTCATCATTCAACATCAAATTTACATACAGATCATTTCCGCCCTGTCCGGAAACCTTACCACGTCTGAACTCATTCAAAAGCATAGTGTCTCAGCCCCTGAGAAACTCGGCATTTTCAAGCTGTTTGAGACACTCATCAATAAGAGTATCATTGAAGACGCAGACGCCGTCGCAGCCAGGCTGCACCACCCATACCGCAGAGTGCAGAACTTTCTCGGCTCTCTTCTGCCGTATCATGAGGTGGACGACGCATTTGAACGGCTGTCAAATAGTCATGCCGTCATTGTCGGCGCAGGGGGCGTGGGGTCTTGGGTTGCCCTGAACATCGCGCAGCTTGGCGTCAAAAACCTTACATTAATCGACAACGATATCGTTTCTGCACACAACTTGAACAGGTCCTTTTTCAAGAACGAAGATATTGGCAAGAGCAAAGCAATCGCCTTGGCCGACAGCGTACGATCCAGAAATCCGGCATACTACAACACAGCATATTTCTTGCGAAGGATCGAAAAACCCGACCATCTTTCAGACATTATCGAAAACAAGCCCCCTCAAAGCACTGTGGTTATCAGCTGCGCCGACGAGCCTTCCGCCTACGAGGTCGCAGCCGCAGTACACGATGCCGCCTACCCTAAAGATATCCCCTATATTGTTGCTGGCGGATACAATATGCATCTCAGCCTTATTGGTCCGACAGTAATACCGCATACATCACCCTGCCTGCATTGCATCCGTCATGGAATGGATGCAAACAATCCAGAAGACTTAACACGCGCCGTGCGCCTGAATAAAATCCACCGGAACATTGGAAACATTGCCCCTCTTGCGAGCATTTCTGCCTCATTTGTAGCGCATGAATTCTTGAAGATTGTCATACGTAACCCCAAGACCCCTCCTACGATGACTGGCGGCCGAGGTGAATTTAATTTTCACACAAAGCAACTTATACGTGAGGAGTACTCACAATGGACGGATTGCATAAAATGCACGTCAACAAGGCAAATATTTATACAAGGACAACGCTAA
- a CDS encoding tetratricopeptide repeat protein — MHVNKANIYTRTTLITSIIILFISAVLYYSCYSIQNPHDPTAWYQTATTLLSSTLTLVAAITAINAHITKKEIDKYLDKAENISAQIKKYNKIKQAEFYLLPDCKNYTSAIECYKNALDHERDYYIYTRLADTYFLKGCTGDTTTTNGDIAIAIDNYELALTLDPQGAEALSGLGRALAHQATLGRGKTATPPPEEDYNSFLQGDHSRITLSKSEVSHTESSLEKLNKAKLLLEKAIALNENYDYYLDIAQILSDLGNDDESLAFYKKYHTLAPTHDERAFLYCAKWFYIHQKTAADHKDFSNIMGILERSTAAPHLNTKKAYILLLYAKYLSKDTHHITLESIRKECSIGAFNETFTSAS, encoded by the coding sequence ATGCACGTCAACAAGGCAAATATTTATACAAGGACAACGCTAATAACATCAATTATAATACTTTTCATTTCAGCAGTTCTATACTACTCTTGCTATTCTATACAAAATCCACATGACCCGACAGCATGGTACCAAACAGCAACAACACTACTATCAAGCACACTAACATTAGTTGCAGCCATAACTGCAATAAACGCACATATAACAAAAAAAGAAATCGATAAATACCTAGATAAGGCAGAAAATATATCGGCGCAAATCAAAAAATATAACAAAATAAAGCAAGCAGAATTCTACCTTTTGCCTGATTGCAAAAACTACACATCCGCAATCGAGTGCTATAAAAATGCACTAGACCATGAGCGCGACTACTACATATACACACGCCTCGCAGATACATATTTTCTAAAAGGATGCACTGGCGATACAACGACAACAAATGGCGACATAGCAATAGCGATAGACAATTATGAACTAGCACTCACACTTGACCCACAAGGAGCAGAAGCCCTCTCAGGCCTAGGCCGTGCACTCGCCCACCAAGCTACACTAGGAAGAGGGAAGACAGCAACACCACCGCCAGAAGAAGACTACAACAGCTTCTTACAAGGCGACCATTCACGAATTACACTGTCAAAATCAGAAGTATCGCACACAGAATCAAGTCTTGAAAAACTGAACAAAGCAAAACTTCTATTAGAAAAAGCTATAGCATTAAATGAAAATTATGACTACTACCTTGATATTGCTCAGATACTTTCAGATTTAGGAAATGACGATGAATCACTAGCGTTTTACAAAAAATATCACACTCTCGCACCAACACACGACGAACGCGCCTTCTTATATTGCGCTAAATGGTTCTACATACACCAGAAAACCGCAGCAGACCACAAAGATTTCTCTAACATAATGGGAATTCTCGAAAGATCCACCGCAGCACCACATCTCAATACAAAAAAAGCTTACATACTCCTTCTTTACGCAAAATATCTATCCAAAGACACTCATCATATCACGTTAGAAAGCATCCGAAAGGAATGTAGTATAGGCGCATTCAACGAAACGTTCACTTCCGCCTCCTGA